CCCCTTGACCGCATTCTGGTCGAAACCGATTCGCCTTATCTGGCGCCGGCTCCGTATCGCGGCAAGCAAAATCAGCCGGCCTACGTTCGCCACGTGGCAGAAGAAATAGCCCGCTTGCGTTCCATTTCTTCCGAAGCCGTCACCGAAGCAACCAGCAACAATTTCTTTACGCTGTTCAAACATGCCAGCCGGCCGTGGGAATCATGAAAAAACGACTGTTGACCGTAGTATTTGCCGCTTGTTTTCCACTCATCGCCAGTGCCGGCACCTATGATGACCTGATCAGTTCAGCCAAGCTGGGCGACACCAGGGATATCGCCGCACTCGTCAACAAAGGCGCTTCGGTAGACACCACGGATATCGACGGGAACACGCTGCTCATGCTTGCCGCCCGGGATGGTCATAACGAATTGGTCGATTTTCTGATCAAGCAACGCGCCAAGGTCAATGCACGCAATGCTGCCGGTGATACCGCATTGCGCCTGGCAGCCTTTCGTGGACACCTGAAAGCGGCAGAGTTGCTGATTGCCGGCGGCGCGAACGTTAATATGCCGGGCTGGACACCGCTAGCCTACGCAGCTTTCAACGGCCAAACCGAGGTTGCCCGCCTGCTCATCAAGTCCGGCGCCAACATCAATGCCGCCAGCGAAAACGGAACAACGCCGTTGATTGCTGCTGCACGTGGTGGGCATATTGAAATCGTCAAACTCCTCCTGGCCAACAATGCCGAACCCAACAAAACCGTTGAGTCAGGGGAAACGGCGATCGATTTCGCGCTGAAAACCCAAAATACGGATATCGCTGAACTGCTGAGAGGAGTAGGGGGGCATTCCGGGCGCAGCGTAACTATTCAGGTCAAATAAGCAGATCTGTATCTTCAGCGCGTTGCTTTTTTCACCGCGCCATCGCAGCTATTGGCCAGCCGCTCGTATTCTTCCGGCGTATCTATCAGCGCCTGTGCAGCATCGACTCGCTTGATCTCACGTTGGACATAGGGCACCCAACGCTCCTCCAACTCCTGTTGCAGACGCGTTCGTGCCAAGCCAACCGGACCGCGCCAAACATCACCCGTCGCAAACCGGCGGGTAAGCATCTCGCCGACATCCTTCTCAATAGCGGCAATATGGCTTTGGTAGGCCTTCACATGGCGTAATTCATGTTCATAAATTTCCTTGTAGGCACAACTACCTTCGGGAAACTCACGCGCCACATAGACTGTC
The sequence above is drawn from the Dechloromonas sp. TW-R-39-2 genome and encodes:
- a CDS encoding ankyrin repeat domain-containing protein, yielding MKKRLLTVVFAACFPLIASAGTYDDLISSAKLGDTRDIAALVNKGASVDTTDIDGNTLLMLAARDGHNELVDFLIKQRAKVNARNAAGDTALRLAAFRGHLKAAELLIAGGANVNMPGWTPLAYAAFNGQTEVARLLIKSGANINAASENGTTPLIAAARGGHIEIVKLLLANNAEPNKTVESGETAIDFALKTQNTDIAELLRGVGGHSGRSVTIQVK